One window of Magallana gigas chromosome 2, xbMagGiga1.1, whole genome shotgun sequence genomic DNA carries:
- the LOC105327335 gene encoding EF-hand domain-containing family member B, with the protein MASQVKLPDIHMQGIYAGKYKDWSPSLAPAGKLTSCGDTAIQCLKPKDDRPPSPAVIKKFRATVRPDAGQMRVFYGRANDPHQQWAENMTHGINTQPSDSSGAIVNPAYKTLFQQRLVDRKERIYSSHLRAPLGTSHDQSTGLPRGLNRDTFTFGVPTELDIGAGGLINPNKTYADVEMESAVGHELYRKSHTDFDVGERHNRNYTAPPYDGNSKFGIPTPHDNNGLMVKTTMKWQHETQQEKASKIVSKRVDDFRERSQPQLGQVHDPIKDTLKVGPDHAFGILVKPDEYGAGDLMHQRAPGEYLRGKDRQRGVLAAIRQHLKKANYHNFDDLVQAFQFYDKENKGRIDIHDLREACLQYHLPVEPELLEQLLYYCDSNRDGFIDYLEFANFLNWKDKMKSGLPEKTELEKMAESRKSSARSSSRAETTLDLANPSDLQPKSPQSAESTPRILQKQIDKAIGDHRTQSSMINAVVGGVSTQGYRTYGVPTIRTDLRAPRIKRVCDTKNYGDESDAYGLVNPSIFSRRGVQEKDFLLPRTKEEIRDIFTSIGVQMTGENFEELYNTAAAQHPKGHVSVESFRGVLDEIQAQKIATKEHPLAV; encoded by the exons ATGGCGTCGCAAGTGAAACTGCCAGACATCCATATGCAAGGCATATATGCAGGAAAATATAAAGACTGGAGTCCTTCCCTAGCTcct GCTGGTAAATTGACATCATGTGGTGACACAGCTATACAGTGCCTGAAACCAAAGGATGACAGG CCTCCATCTCCAGCTGTTATCAAGAAGTTTAGAGCAACAGTCAGGCCGGATGCCGGACAGATGAGAGTCTTTTACGGTAGAGCTAATGACCCTCACCAACAGTGGGCGGAAAATATGACACATGGCATAAATACACAGCCATCAGATTCTTCAGGGGCCATCGTAAATCCTGCATACAAAACTCTGTTTCAACAGAGGTTAGTGGATAGGAAAGAGCGGATATATTCCAGCCACCTCAGGGCTCCTCTTGGAACATCACATGATCAGTCAACAGGCCTCCCTAGAGGACTTAACCGTGACACATTCACTTTTGGTGTTCCTACAGAACTTg ATATTGGAGCTGGTGGTTTGATAAATCCAAACAAGACATATGCTGATGTTGAGATGGAGTCCGCTGTAGGTCATGAGCTTTACAGGAAATCCCACACAGACTTTGACGTTGGGGAGAGACATAATAGGAACTACACTGCACCACCCTATGATGGGAACTCCAAATTTGGCATTCCTACTCCTCATGATAACAACGGTCTAATGGTGAAAACCACAATGAAATGGCAACATGAAACACAGCAGGAGAAAGCCAGTAAAATTGTTTCCAAAAGGGTAGATGATTTTAGGGAGAGAAGTCAGCCACAGCTGGGACAGGTTCATGATCC gaTTAAGGACACATTAAAAGTAGGACCAGATCATGCATTTGGGATTCTTGTGAAACCAGATGAGTATGGAGCTGGGGATCTGATGCACCAGCGAGCTCCAGGGGAGTACTTGAGGGGTAAGGACAGACAGAGAGGGGTCCTGGCTGCCATCAGACAACACCTCAAGAAAGCCAACTATCACAACTTTGATGATTTGGTTCAGGCGTTCCAGTTTTATGATAAA GAAAATAAGGGTAGAATAGACATCCATGATTTACGAGAAGCTTGCCTACAATACCACCTCCCAGTGGAGCCAGAGCTGCTAGAACAACTGCTGTACTACTGCGACTCAAACAGAGATGGTTTCATTGACTACTTAGAATTTGCCAATTTCCTCAACTGGAAAGATAAAATGAAGTCTGGTTTACCAGAAAAGACAG AACTAGAAAAAATGGCAGAATCAAGGAAATCAAGTGCTAGATCTTCATCTAGAGCAGAAACTACTCTTGATTTGGCCAACCCATCAGACCTTCAACCCAAATCTCCTCAGAGTGCAGAGAGTACCCCTAGAATTCTCCAGAAGCAGATTGACAAGGCCATCGGTGACCACAGAACTCAGAGCAGTATGATAAACGCTGTAGTGGGTGGAGTCTCCACTCAAG GTTACAGAACTTATGGAGTGCCAACCATCAGGACAGATTTACGTGCACCGAGAATAAAGCGAGTTTGTGATACTAAGAATTATGGTGATGAATCTGATGCCTATGGCTTAGTCAATCCCTCCATCTTCAGTAGGAGAGGTGTACAGGAAAAAGACTTCCTACTGCCCAGAACAAAAGAAGAG ATTAGGGACATTTTCACCAGTATCGGAGTACAGATGACCGGGGAGAACTTTGAGGAACTGTACAACACCGCCGCTGCACAGCACCCTAAGGGCCACGTCAGTGTGGAGTCATTCCGGGGGGTGCTGGACGAGATTCAGGCCCAGAAAATTGCCACCAAGGAGCACCCTCTAGCTGTGTGA
- the LOC105327336 gene encoding ras-related protein Rab-5C, translated as MAGRTGAQRPNGATQGKICQFKLVLLGESAVGKSSLVLRFVKGQFHEYQESTIGAAFLTQTVCLDDTTVKFEIWDTAGQERYHSLAPMYYRGAQAAIVVYDITNQDTFGRAKNWVKELQRQASPNIVIALAGNKSDLAQKRMVEYEEAQAYAEENSLLFMETSAKTAMNVNDIFLAIAKKLPKNEGGGPAPSRPGGVNLNSQQTQQSEGGCCK; from the exons ATGGCAGGCCGAACTGGAGCACAGAGGCCCAATGGAGCCACACAGGGAAAAATTTGTCAGTTTAAACTTGTGTTGTTGGGAGAGTCAGCTGTTGGAAAGTCAAGTTTAGTGTTGCGTTTTGTAAAAGGACAATTCCATGAATACCAAGAAAGCACAATTGGAG CTGCATTTTTAACACAGACAGTGTGTCTTGATGATACAACAGTGAAATTTGAGATCTGGGATACTGCTGGCCAGGAACGATACCACAGTCTAGCTCCTATGTATTACAGGGGGGCTCAGGCTGCCATAGTGGTATACGACATTACAAATCAG GACACATTTGGTAGAGCGAAAAACTGGGTCAAAGAGCTCCAAAGGCAGGCTAGTCCAAACATTGTGATTGCTCTGGCTGGGAACAAATCAGATTTGGCACAGAAAAGAATGGTTGAATATGAG GAAGCACAAGCTTATGCAGAGGAAAACAGTTTATTATTCATGGAAACATCAGCAAAAACAGCCATGAATGTCAACGATATATTTTTGGCAATAg CTAAAAAGTTGCCTAAGAATGAAGGAGGAGGACCAGCACCCTCACGACCAGGGGGAGTCAATTTAAACAGCCAACAAACACAGCAATCAGAGGGAGGTTGTTGCAAGTAA